The following are from one region of the Paracoccus sp. S3-43 genome:
- a CDS encoding glycosyltransferase family 2 protein yields the protein MCSVAASPRLTWALCVATLNRIDMLELCVTCALAQTRPPSEIVIVDASDDWQSHRDRIAAIVAGRVPLIYRPATERSSAVQRNSAITECSADICTFVDDDSFMHDDCMETILRVYERDTDHEIVAISAGNGPSPLEIGGVTSKPVANLSSYAAMIKKSRLGQFLWRELFLMGRAVTFIPYAGPFGSPIPEWASSFRPEVVATIHIGAGRMTVRRNALMREMFEPAFRSYCPGEDFDLSYRLSRIGMICAVPSARIYHHEVAASRIRREQELVLSICNAAFLVRKHSPDLDRDRRRWAVLMARRRVAEFLKDGLMRRWRLPQLRAARRAAAISRQILAFPDDAGLEDWYISVQQNILKRP from the coding sequence TTGTGTTCTGTTGCCGCCAGCCCCCGCCTGACCTGGGCGCTGTGCGTCGCCACCCTCAACCGCATCGATATGCTGGAACTGTGCGTGACCTGCGCCCTGGCCCAGACGCGCCCGCCGTCCGAGATCGTGATCGTGGATGCCAGCGACGATTGGCAATCGCATCGCGACCGGATCGCCGCGATCGTCGCCGGGCGGGTGCCGCTGATCTATCGTCCCGCGACGGAACGATCCTCGGCCGTTCAGCGCAACAGCGCGATCACCGAATGCAGCGCGGACATCTGCACGTTTGTCGACGACGACAGCTTCATGCACGACGACTGCATGGAAACCATCCTGCGCGTCTACGAACGCGACACGGATCATGAGATCGTCGCCATCTCGGCCGGCAACGGCCCGTCGCCCTTGGAGATCGGCGGCGTCACCAGCAAGCCGGTCGCGAATTTGTCTTCGTATGCGGCGATGATCAAGAAGTCGCGCCTGGGCCAGTTTCTGTGGCGGGAACTGTTCCTGATGGGGCGGGCGGTGACGTTCATCCCCTATGCCGGGCCGTTCGGTTCGCCGATCCCGGAATGGGCAAGCTCGTTTAGGCCCGAAGTCGTGGCGACGATACACATTGGCGCCGGCCGCATGACCGTTCGTCGCAACGCGCTGATGCGGGAAATGTTCGAGCCTGCCTTCCGCAGCTATTGTCCGGGCGAGGATTTCGACCTGTCCTATCGCCTCAGCCGCATCGGCATGATCTGCGCTGTGCCCTCGGCGCGGATTTATCACCACGAGGTTGCGGCCAGCCGGATCCGGCGCGAACAGGAACTGGTGCTGTCCATCTGCAACGCTGCCTTTTTGGTGCGCAAGCACAGCCCTGATCTTGATCGAGACCGTCGCCGTTGGGCAGTATTGATGGCCCGCAGACGGGTGGCCGAATTTCTGAAGGATGGCTTGATGCGGCGATGGCGTCTGCCCCAACTGCGCGCCGCGCGGCGGGCGGCGGCGATCAGCCGGCAGATCCTGGCCTTTCCCGATGATGCAGGACTTGAAGACTGGTACATCTCGGTGCAGCAGAATATTTTGAAACGCCCTTAA
- the scpA gene encoding methylmalonyl-CoA mutase, translating into MTKPTLDDWRKLAAKELKGADPESLTWNTLEGIPVKPLYTQADLEGLDHLGSLPGIAPFTRGPRATMYAGRPWTIRQYAGFSTAEESNAFYRKALAAGQQGVSVAFDLATHRGYDSDHPRVVGDVGKAGVAIDSVEDMKILFDGIPLDKVSVSMTMNGAVIPILANFIVTGEEQGHPRSVLSGTIQNDILKEFMVRNTYIYPPEPSMRIIADIIEYTSNEMPKFNSISISGYHMQEAGANLVQELAYTLADGREYVRAALSAGMDVDQFAGRLSFFFAIGMNFFMEIAKLRAARLLWHRIMSDFNPKKDSSLMLRTHCQTSGVSLQEQDPYNNVIRTAYEAMSAALGGTQSLHTNALDEAIALPTEFSARIARNTQLILQEETGITHVVDPLAGSYYIESLTAELADKAWALIEEVEAMGGMTKAVATGMPKLRIEETAARRQAQIDRGEEVIVGVNKYRKDREDPIDILDIDNMKVRDSQIARLERIRATRDQAACDAALLELGRRTVEGGNLLEAAVECARARASVGEISLAMEATFGRHRAEVTTLAGVYGAAYEGDEGFAAIQRDIESFAEKEGRRPRMLVVKMGQDGHDRGAKVIATAFADIGFDVDVGPLFQTPEEAAQDAVDNDVHVVGISSQAAGHKTLAPKLIEALKAQGAEDILVICGGVIPQQDYDYLRKAGVKAIFGPGTNIPAAAADILKLIRENRAA; encoded by the coding sequence ATGACGAAACCCACGCTGGACGACTGGCGGAAGCTGGCGGCGAAGGAACTGAAGGGCGCCGATCCCGAAAGCCTGACCTGGAACACGCTGGAAGGCATCCCGGTCAAGCCGCTCTATACCCAGGCCGATCTGGAGGGGCTGGACCATCTGGGTTCCCTGCCCGGCATCGCCCCCTTCACGCGCGGGCCACGCGCCACGATGTATGCGGGCCGCCCCTGGACCATCCGCCAATATGCGGGCTTTTCCACGGCCGAGGAATCGAACGCCTTCTATCGCAAGGCGCTTGCCGCCGGTCAGCAGGGCGTCTCGGTGGCCTTCGACCTGGCCACGCACCGGGGCTATGACAGCGACCACCCGCGCGTGGTGGGCGACGTGGGCAAGGCGGGCGTCGCCATCGATTCGGTCGAGGACATGAAGATCCTGTTCGACGGCATCCCGCTGGACAAGGTCTCGGTCTCGATGACGATGAACGGCGCGGTGATCCCGATCCTGGCGAATTTCATCGTCACCGGAGAGGAGCAGGGCCATCCGCGTTCGGTGCTGTCGGGCACGATCCAGAACGACATCCTCAAGGAGTTCATGGTCCGCAACACCTATATCTATCCGCCCGAGCCCTCGATGCGGATCATCGCGGACATCATCGAATACACCTCGAACGAGATGCCCAAGTTCAACTCGATCTCGATTTCCGGCTATCACATGCAGGAAGCGGGCGCGAACCTGGTGCAGGAACTGGCCTATACGCTGGCCGACGGGCGCGAATATGTCCGCGCCGCGCTGTCGGCGGGGATGGATGTGGACCAGTTCGCGGGACGGCTGTCCTTCTTCTTCGCCATCGGCATGAACTTCTTCATGGAGATCGCCAAGCTGCGCGCCGCCCGCCTGCTGTGGCACCGGATCATGTCGGATTTCAACCCGAAGAAGGACAGCAGCCTGATGCTGCGCACCCATTGCCAGACCTCGGGCGTGTCCTTGCAGGAACAGGATCCCTATAACAACGTGATCCGCACCGCCTATGAGGCGATGAGCGCGGCGCTTGGCGGCACCCAGTCGCTGCACACCAATGCCCTGGACGAGGCCATCGCCCTGCCGACCGAGTTTTCGGCCCGCATCGCGCGCAACACCCAGCTGATCCTGCAAGAGGAAACCGGCATCACCCATGTCGTCGATCCGCTGGCGGGGTCGTATTACATCGAAAGCCTGACGGCGGAACTGGCCGACAAGGCCTGGGCGCTGATCGAGGAGGTCGAGGCGATGGGCGGCATGACCAAGGCGGTCGCCACCGGGATGCCCAAGCTGCGGATCGAGGAAACCGCCGCCCGCCGCCAGGCCCAGATCGACCGGGGCGAAGAGGTGATCGTCGGCGTTAACAAGTATCGCAAGGACCGCGAGGATCCGATCGACATCCTGGACATCGACAACATGAAGGTCCGCGACAGCCAGATCGCCCGGCTGGAGCGGATCCGGGCCACCCGCGACCAGGCGGCCTGCGACGCGGCGCTGCTGGAACTGGGCCGCCGCACCGTCGAGGGCGGAAACCTGCTGGAGGCGGCGGTCGAATGCGCCCGCGCCCGCGCCAGCGTCGGCGAAATCAGCCTGGCGATGGAAGCCACATTCGGGCGGCACAGGGCGGAGGTGACGACTTTGGCAGGTGTCTATGGAGCCGCCTATGAGGGCGACGAGGGTTTCGCCGCCATCCAGCGCGACATCGAATCCTTCGCCGAGAAGGAAGGCCGCCGCCCCCGGATGCTGGTCGTCAAGATGGGCCAGGACGGCCATGACCGGGGCGCCAAGGTGATCGCCACGGCCTTCGCCGATATCGGCTTCGACGTGGATGTGGGACCGCTGTTCCAGACCCCCGAGGAAGCCGCCCAGGACGCGGTGGACAACGACGTGCATGTGGTGGGGATCAGTTCGCAGGCGGCGGGCCACAAGACCTTGGCGCCCAAGCTGATCGAGGCGCTGAAGGCGCAGGGGGCCGAGGATATCCTGGTCATCTGCGGCGGCGTGATCCCCCAGCAGGATTACGATTACCTGCGCAAGGCGGGCGTCAAGGCGATCTTCGGGCCGGGCACCAACATCCCCGCGGCGGCGGCCGATATCCTGAAGCTGATCCGGGAAAACCGCGCGGCGTGA
- a CDS encoding lytic transglycosylase domain-containing protein produces MLIAGLTLPAGAEGLRLSGSSSKSRAEQFARQTRLMDSRLAGQYQQSARLQPRGGASSSVEIALSANIPAYRGKRSDFIPHARAAARRYGIPEDLFLRLVQQESGWNPGARSHKGATGLAQLMPGTAAKLGVNPHDPVQNLHGGARYLRMMYNQFGNWNLALAAYNAGPGAVQKYNGIPPYRETRNYVRIIAGG; encoded by the coding sequence CGGCCTGACCCTGCCCGCCGGGGCCGAGGGGCTGCGCCTGTCGGGCAGTTCGTCGAAATCGCGCGCAGAACAGTTCGCCCGCCAGACCCGGCTGATGGATTCGCGGCTGGCCGGGCAATACCAGCAATCGGCGCGGCTCCAGCCGCGCGGCGGCGCCTCCAGCTCGGTCGAGATCGCGCTTTCGGCGAACATTCCCGCCTATCGCGGCAAGCGCAGCGACTTCATCCCCCATGCCCGCGCGGCCGCCCGCCGCTATGGCATCCCCGAGGATCTGTTCCTGCGCCTGGTCCAGCAGGAATCGGGCTGGAACCCAGGCGCCCGGTCCCACAAGGGCGCCACCGGCCTTGCGCAGCTGATGCCCGGAACGGCGGCCAAGCTGGGCGTCAACCCGCATGATCCGGTGCAGAACCTGCATGGCGGCGCGCGTTATCTGCGGATGATGTACAACCAGTTCGGCAACTGGAACCTGGCGCTTGCGGCCTATAACGCCGGTCCGGGCGCGGTCCAGAAATACAACGGCATCCCGCCCTATCGCGAAACCCGCAACTATGTGCGAATCATCGCGGGCGGCTGA
- a CDS encoding homoserine dehydrogenase — translation MSSPLRPDPLRLGIAGLGTVGIGVVKIVQKHADLLARRTGRTVAITAICARDKRKNRDADLSSYRWEDNAMVVATADDVDVFVELVGGDSGIAKDSIEAALRSGKDVVTANKALLAVHGQALAELAESLGRTLRFEAAVAGGIPVIKAMTESLAGNEIRRVMGVMNGTCNYILTRMGSAGLPYDAVFEEARQLGYLEADPTLDVGGIDAGHKLAILSSIAFGTRVNFDAVEIEGIERVSIDDIRRAADMGYRIKLLGVAQMTPRGLEQRMSPCLVPADSPLGQLMGGTNMVVVEGDSVGQLVLRGAGAGEGPTASAVLSDVVEIARGVRMPVFGQPATTLKAAQPARTAVPAAYYIRLELQDKPGALAKVATVLGDAGISIDRMRQYGQHSPDSVPVLVVTHKTTPEAIDFAIETLPRTGVLAGEPVELRIEEV, via the coding sequence ATGTCGTCCCCCCTTCGCCCCGATCCCCTCAGACTTGGCATCGCCGGGCTTGGCACCGTCGGGATCGGTGTCGTCAAGATCGTCCAGAAACACGCCGATCTGCTGGCGCGCCGCACCGGCCGCACCGTCGCGATCACCGCCATCTGCGCGCGCGACAAGCGCAAGAACCGCGACGCCGACCTGTCATCCTATCGCTGGGAGGACAATGCGATGGTGGTGGCGACGGCGGATGACGTGGATGTCTTCGTCGAACTGGTGGGCGGCGACAGCGGCATCGCCAAGGACAGCATCGAGGCGGCCTTGCGGTCGGGCAAGGATGTCGTCACCGCGAACAAGGCGCTGCTGGCGGTCCACGGGCAGGCGCTTGCGGAACTGGCCGAAAGCCTGGGCCGCACCCTGCGGTTCGAGGCCGCGGTGGCGGGCGGCATCCCGGTCATCAAGGCGATGACGGAATCGCTGGCCGGCAACGAGATCCGCCGCGTGATGGGCGTGATGAACGGCACCTGCAACTATATCCTGACGCGGATGGGAAGCGCGGGCCTGCCCTATGACGCGGTGTTCGAGGAAGCGCGGCAGCTGGGATATCTGGAAGCCGACCCGACGCTGGACGTGGGCGGCATCGACGCGGGCCACAAGCTGGCGATTCTGTCCTCGATCGCCTTCGGCACGCGGGTGAATTTCGACGCGGTCGAGATCGAGGGGATCGAGCGCGTCAGCATCGACGACATCCGCCGCGCCGCCGACATGGGATACCGGATCAAGCTGCTGGGCGTGGCGCAGATGACGCCGCGCGGCCTGGAACAGCGCATGTCGCCCTGCCTGGTCCCCGCCGACAGCCCGCTGGGGCAGCTGATGGGCGGCACCAACATGGTGGTGGTCGAAGGCGACAGCGTGGGCCAGCTTGTGCTGCGCGGCGCGGGGGCGGGCGAAGGCCCGACCGCCAGCGCGGTCCTGTCCGACGTGGTGGAAATCGCGCGCGGCGTGCGGATGCCGGTCTTCGGCCAACCCGCCACGACCCTGAAGGCCGCCCAGCCCGCCCGCACCGCCGTTCCGGCGGCCTATTACATCCGCCTGGAATTGCAGGACAAGCCGGGCGCCCTGGCCAAGGTGGCGACGGTCCTGGGCGATGCCGGGATCTCGATCGACCGGATGCGGCAATACGGCCAGCACAGCCCCGACAGCGTGCCGGTGCTGGTGGTGACCCACAAGACCACGCCCGAGGCGATCGACTTTGCCATCGAGACCCTGCCCCGCACCGGCGTCCTGGCGGGCGAGCCGGTCGAATTGCGGATCGAGGAAGTGTGA
- a CDS encoding acyl-CoA carboxylase subunit beta, giving the protein MKDILQELEDRRTQARLGGGQRRIDAQHARGKLTARERIEILLDEGSFEEFDMFVTHRSTDFGMEADRPYGDGVVTGWGTINGRMVYVFSQDFTVFGGSLSETHAQKICKIMDMAMQNGAPVIGLNDSGGARIQEGVASLAGYADVFQRNIMASGVVPQISVIMGPCAGGAVYSPAMTDFIFMVKDTSYMFVTGPDVVKTVTNEVVTAEQLGGASTHTRKSSVADGAFENDVEALTEIRRLFDFLPLNNRDKAPVRPFFDDPARIEESLDTLIPDNPNQPYDMKELIVKIADEGDFYEIQKDFAGNIVVGFIRIEGRTVGIVANQPMVLAGCLDIDSSRKAARFVRFCDAFEIPILTFVDVPGFLPGTGQEYGGVIKHGAKLLFAYGEATVPKVTVITRKAYGGAYDVMASKHLRGDFNYAWPTAEIAVMGAKGAVEILYRSELGDSDKIAARTRDYEGRFANPFVAAEKGFIDEVIQPHSTRKRIARAFASLRGKRLPNPWKKHDNIPL; this is encoded by the coding sequence ATGAAGGACATTCTTCAGGAACTGGAAGACCGCAGGACGCAGGCCCGCCTGGGCGGCGGTCAGCGGCGGATCGACGCGCAGCACGCGCGGGGCAAGCTGACGGCGCGCGAACGCATCGAAATCCTGCTGGACGAGGGCAGCTTCGAGGAATTCGACATGTTCGTCACCCACCGATCGACCGATTTCGGGATGGAGGCCGACCGGCCCTATGGCGACGGCGTGGTGACCGGCTGGGGCACGATCAACGGCCGCATGGTCTATGTCTTTTCGCAGGACTTCACCGTCTTCGGCGGGTCGCTGTCGGAAACCCATGCCCAGAAGATCTGCAAGATCATGGACATGGCGATGCAGAACGGCGCGCCGGTGATTGGCTTGAACGATTCGGGCGGCGCGCGGATCCAGGAAGGCGTGGCCTCGCTGGCCGGTTATGCCGACGTGTTCCAGCGCAACATCATGGCCTCGGGCGTGGTGCCGCAGATCAGCGTCATCATGGGGCCTTGCGCGGGCGGCGCGGTCTATAGCCCGGCGATGACCGACTTCATCTTCATGGTGAAGGACACCTCTTACATGTTCGTGACCGGCCCGGACGTGGTCAAGACGGTGACGAACGAGGTCGTGACCGCCGAACAGCTTGGCGGCGCCTCGACCCACACCAGGAAATCCTCGGTCGCCGACGGCGCCTTCGAGAATGACGTGGAAGCCCTGACCGAAATCCGCCGCCTGTTCGACTTCCTGCCGCTGAACAACCGCGACAAGGCGCCGGTGCGCCCCTTCTTCGATGATCCCGCGCGGATCGAGGAGAGCCTGGACACGCTGATCCCCGACAACCCGAACCAGCCCTATGACATGAAAGAGCTGATCGTGAAGATCGCGGACGAGGGCGATTTCTACGAAATCCAGAAGGATTTCGCGGGCAACATCGTCGTGGGCTTCATCCGCATCGAAGGCCGCACGGTGGGCATTGTCGCCAACCAGCCGATGGTTCTGGCGGGGTGCCTGGACATCGACAGCTCGCGCAAGGCGGCGCGCTTCGTGCGCTTTTGCGACGCCTTCGAAATTCCGATCCTGACCTTCGTGGACGTGCCGGGCTTCCTGCCGGGCACGGGCCAGGAATATGGCGGCGTCATCAAGCACGGCGCCAAGCTGCTGTTCGCCTATGGCGAGGCGACGGTGCCGAAGGTCACGGTCATCACCCGCAAGGCCTATGGCGGCGCCTATGACGTCATGGCCTCCAAGCATCTGCGCGGCGATTTCAACTATGCCTGGCCCACGGCGGAAATCGCGGTGATGGGCGCCAAGGGCGCGGTCGAGATCCTGTATCGCAGCGAGTTGGGCGACAGCGACAAGATCGCCGCCCGGACCCGCGATTACGAAGGCCGCTTCGCCAATCCCTTCGTCGCCGCCGAAAAGGGCTTCATCGACGAGGTGATCCAGCCCCATTCGACCCGCAAGCGCATCGCCCGCGCCTTCGCCAGCCTGCGCGGCAAGCGGCTGCCGAATCCCTGGAAGAAGCACGACAACATTCCTTTGTAA
- a CDS encoding glycosyl transferase, with translation MDAPEIKQIICIKWGTKYGPEYANRLLAMIARNITPPFRLFCFTDDGAGLHPDIAVRPLPEFDYEAPVNTRGKWPKSRLWGDLGDVTGVVLFLDLDVIITGNLDPFFTFGDADDTILGRNPNTPFERLGQTSVYRMRVGKLAPLQDIFRADPQGVADTYKYEQRFVTRNAPGGVRFWPRGWLAHFRMHSVPSFPMNYLREPQVPRNSRIVIFAGHLNPPDAIAGRWHDDDVHRTPMDHLRRAFSGQRRESLPKHLRHYLLPATWVRDLWRE, from the coding sequence ATGGACGCGCCAGAGATCAAGCAGATCATCTGCATCAAATGGGGCACGAAATACGGGCCGGAATACGCCAACCGGCTGCTCGCCATGATCGCGCGCAACATCACGCCGCCCTTCCGGCTGTTCTGCTTTACCGATGACGGGGCGGGGCTGCATCCCGACATCGCCGTCCGGCCGCTGCCGGAATTCGACTATGAAGCCCCCGTCAACACGCGCGGCAAGTGGCCCAAGTCCCGGCTGTGGGGCGATCTGGGCGATGTGACGGGCGTCGTGCTGTTTCTGGATCTGGACGTGATCATCACCGGCAATCTGGATCCGTTCTTCACCTTCGGCGATGCCGACGACACCATCCTGGGGCGCAATCCGAACACGCCCTTCGAACGGCTTGGCCAGACCTCGGTCTATCGGATGCGGGTGGGCAAGCTGGCGCCGTTGCAGGACATCTTTCGCGCCGATCCGCAGGGGGTGGCGGACACGTACAAATACGAGCAGCGCTTCGTCACCCGCAACGCGCCGGGCGGTGTCCGGTTCTGGCCGCGCGGATGGCTGGCGCATTTCAGGATGCATTCGGTCCCGTCCTTTCCGATGAACTATCTGCGCGAACCGCAGGTGCCCAGGAACAGCCGGATCGTGATCTTCGCGGGCCACCTGAATCCGCCCGACGCCATCGCGGGCCGCTGGCACGACGATGACGTGCATCGCACGCCGATGGATCACCTGCGCCGGGCCTTTTCCGGTCAGCGCCGGGAAAGCCTGCCCAAGCACCTGCGCCATTACCTGCTGCCCGCGACCTGGGTCAGGGATCTGTGGCGCGAATAG
- a CDS encoding DUF4174 domain-containing protein produces the protein MKLKLLIFAILAAAMGPAREAPPPQVEAQPASPQEAPVATAPPARPVVRILSAAETDPADFLWNARPVVVFADTPDDPAFRQQMGALEGRSEALVERDVVVIADSDPQADSAWRRQLHPRGFSLVIIDKDGQVKQRRPLPWDVREISRAIDRLPLRRQEIGRAGLLP, from the coding sequence ATGAAGTTGAAATTGCTGATATTCGCGATCCTGGCCGCAGCCATGGGCCCGGCCAGGGAAGCGCCCCCGCCACAGGTCGAGGCCCAGCCCGCAAGCCCCCAGGAAGCGCCGGTCGCGACGGCGCCGCCCGCGCGCCCCGTGGTGCGCATCCTGTCGGCCGCCGAGACGGATCCGGCGGACTTCCTGTGGAACGCGCGTCCGGTGGTGGTCTTTGCCGACACGCCCGACGATCCCGCCTTCCGCCAGCAGATGGGCGCCCTGGAAGGCCGCAGCGAGGCGTTGGTCGAACGCGACGTGGTGGTGATCGCCGACAGCGACCCGCAGGCCGACAGCGCCTGGCGGCGGCAACTGCATCCGCGCGGCTTTTCGCTGGTCATCATCGACAAGGACGGGCAGGTGAAGCAGCGCCGCCCCTTGCCCTGGGACGTGCGCGAGATCAGCCGCGCCATCGACAGGCTGCCCCTGCGCCGGCAGGAAATCGGCCGGGCCGGGCTGTTGCCGTAA
- a CDS encoding acetyl/propionyl/methylcrotonyl-CoA carboxylase subunit alpha: MFKKILIANRGEIACRVIKTARKMGIATVAVYSDADRAALHVKMADEAVPIGPPPANQSYIVIDRIMEAIRRTGAEAVHPGYGFLSENMKFAEALEKEGVIFVGPPSPAIEAMGDKITSKKIAQEAGVSTVPGYMGLIADADEAVKISDQIGYPVMIKASAGGGGKGMRIAWNAEEAREGFQSSKNEAASSFGDDRIFIEKFVTQPRHIEIQVLADKHGNAVYLHERECSIQRRNQKVIEEAPSPFLDPETRRAMGEQAVALAKAVGYTSAGTVEFIVDGQKNFYFLEMNTRLQVEHPVTELITGIDLVEQMIRVAAGEPLPFAQSDLTINGWAMESRLYAEDPYRNFLPSIGRLSRYRPPVEKAAGPMQQTDRWVPAHPGDTPAIAPTGVRNDTGVYEGGEISMFYDPMIAKLCTWAPTRAEAIEGMRVALDEFEVEGIGHNLPFLSAVMDHPKFVSGDITTAFIAEEYPEGFQGASLPEDDLARVAAAASAMHRVAEIRRTRISGRLDNHERRVGENWVVFIGDREVPVRIRADRDGATVVVNGRDLRVESDWKPGQTLARLLVDGRPLVLKVDKIPAGFRLRTRGADLKVQVRRPRTAELARLMPEKLPPDTSKFLLCPMPGLVVKITVAVGDEVQEGQALATVEAMKMENILRAERKSVVKSVNAEPGQSLKVDDVILEFE; the protein is encoded by the coding sequence ATGTTCAAGAAAATCCTGATCGCCAATCGGGGCGAGATCGCCTGCCGCGTCATCAAGACCGCCCGCAAGATGGGCATCGCCACCGTCGCCGTCTATTCCGACGCCGACCGCGCCGCCCTGCACGTCAAGATGGCAGACGAGGCCGTCCCTATCGGCCCGCCCCCCGCCAACCAGTCCTATATCGTGATCGACAGGATCATGGAGGCCATCCGCCGGACCGGCGCCGAGGCCGTCCATCCCGGCTACGGCTTCCTGTCCGAGAACATGAAATTCGCCGAGGCGCTTGAGAAGGAAGGCGTCATCTTCGTCGGCCCGCCCTCCCCCGCGATCGAGGCGATGGGCGACAAGATCACCTCGAAGAAGATCGCGCAGGAAGCGGGCGTCAGCACCGTGCCGGGCTATATGGGCCTGATCGCCGATGCCGATGAGGCGGTGAAGATCAGCGACCAGATCGGCTATCCGGTGATGATCAAGGCCTCGGCGGGCGGCGGCGGCAAGGGGATGCGGATCGCCTGGAACGCCGAGGAGGCGCGCGAGGGCTTCCAGTCCTCGAAGAACGAGGCGGCCAGCAGCTTCGGCGACGACCGCATCTTCATCGAGAAATTCGTGACCCAGCCGCGCCACATCGAAATCCAGGTGCTGGCCGACAAGCACGGCAACGCGGTCTATCTGCACGAACGCGAATGCTCGATCCAGCGGCGCAACCAGAAGGTCATCGAAGAGGCGCCCTCGCCCTTCCTCGACCCCGAAACCCGCCGGGCGATGGGCGAACAGGCCGTCGCCCTGGCGAAGGCGGTGGGCTACACAAGCGCGGGGACGGTGGAATTCATCGTCGACGGACAGAAGAATTTCTATTTCCTGGAGATGAACACCCGGCTTCAGGTGGAACATCCGGTCACCGAACTGATCACCGGAATCGACCTGGTGGAACAGATGATCCGCGTCGCCGCGGGCGAGCCCCTGCCCTTCGCGCAGTCCGACCTGACCATCAACGGCTGGGCGATGGAAAGCCGCCTTTACGCCGAGGATCCCTATCGCAACTTCCTGCCCTCGATCGGGCGGCTGAGCCGCTATCGCCCGCCGGTCGAAAAGGCGGCCGGGCCGATGCAGCAGACCGACCGCTGGGTGCCCGCCCATCCCGGCGACACGCCCGCCATCGCCCCGACCGGCGTGCGCAACGATACCGGCGTCTACGAAGGCGGCGAGATCAGCATGTTCTATGACCCGATGATCGCCAAGCTGTGCACCTGGGCGCCGACGCGGGCCGAGGCCATCGAAGGGATGCGCGTGGCGCTCGACGAATTCGAGGTCGAGGGCATCGGCCACAACCTGCCCTTCCTGTCGGCGGTGATGGATCATCCGAAATTCGTCTCGGGCGACATCACCACCGCCTTCATCGCCGAGGAATATCCCGAGGGCTTCCAGGGGGCCTCCCTGCCCGAGGACGACCTGGCCCGCGTCGCGGCGGCGGCATCCGCCATGCACCGCGTGGCCGAGATCCGCCGCACCCGGATCAGCGGGCGGCTGGACAACCACGAACGCCGCGTCGGCGAAAACTGGGTGGTCTTCATCGGCGACCGCGAGGTGCCGGTACGCATCCGCGCCGACCGCGACGGGGCGACGGTCGTCGTGAACGGCCGCGACCTGCGCGTCGAAAGCGACTGGAAACCCGGCCAGACCCTGGCCCGGCTGCTGGTCGACGGCCGCCCGCTGGTGCTGAAGGTCGACAAGATCCCCGCCGGATTCCGCCTGCGCACGCGCGGCGCCGACCTGAAGGTGCAGGTCCGCCGCCCCCGCACCGCCGAACTGGCCCGGCTGATGCCCGAAAAGCTGCCGCCGGATACGTCGAAGTTCCTGCTGTGTCCGATGCCGGGCCTGGTGGTGAAGATCACCGTGGCCGTAGGCGACGAGGTTCAGGAAGGCCAGGCCCTGGCCACGGTCGAGGCGATGAAGATGGAAAACATCCTGCGCGCCGAACGCAAGTCGGTGGTGAAGTCGGTCAATGCCGAACCGGGCCAGAGCCTCAAGGTCGATGACGTGATCCTGGAATTCGAATGA